In a single window of the Leopardus geoffroyi isolate Oge1 chromosome D2, O.geoffroyi_Oge1_pat1.0, whole genome shotgun sequence genome:
- the PLAU gene encoding urokinase-type plasminogen activator isoform X2, producing MRILMTCLLLCVLVVSDSEGSHELHPVSDASNCGCLNGGTCVSYKYFSNIQRCSCPKKFQGEHCEIDTSKTCYQGNGHSYRGKANTDIVGRPCLAWNSAAVLLKEYHALRSDALQLGLGKHNYCRNPDNQRKPWCYVQVGLNQLVQQCMVHDCSFGKRPLSPPGKSPLSPPKTAEFQCGQKALRPRFKIIGGEFTTIENQPWFAAIYRRHRGGSVTYLCGGSLISPCWVVSATHCFINNPKKEDYIVYLGRSKLNSDTLGQMKFEVENLILHEDYSADTLAHHNDIALLKIRSNTGQCAQPSRSIQTICLPPSYGDAHFGTSCEITGFGKENTTDYLYPEQLKMTSVKLISYQECQQPHYYGSEVTTKMLCAADPQWETDSCQGDSGGPLVCSIHGRLTLTGIVSWGSGCAMKDKPGVYTRVSGFLPWIQRHTGEQNGLDL from the exons CAAACTGCGGCTGCCTGAATGGAGGAACATGTGTGTCCTACAAGTACTTCTCCAACATTCAGCGATGCAGCTGTCCAAAGAAATTCCAAGGAGAACACTGTGAGATAG ATACATCGAAAACCTGCTATCAGGGGAATGGTCACTCTTACCGAGGGAAGGCCAACACCGACATCGTGGGCCGGCCCTGCCTGGCCTGGAACTCTGCTGCTGTTCTTCTGAAAGAGTACCATGCCCTCCGATCTGATGCCCTTCAGCTGGGCCTGGGGAAACACAATTATTGCAG GAACCCGGACAACCAGAGAAAGCCATGGTGCTATGTGCAGGTTGGCTTAAACCAGCTTGTCCAACAGTGCATGGTGCACGACTGCTCTTTTG gaaAACGTCCCCTGTCTCCTCCAGGAAAAAGTCCCCTGTCTCCTCCAAAAACAGCAGAGTTTCAGTGTGGCCAGAAGGCTCTGAGGCCTCGCTTTAAGATTATTGGGGGAGAATTCACCACCATCGAGAACCAGCCTTGGTTTGCAGCCATCTATAGGAGGCACCGTGGAGGCTCTGTCACCTACTTATGCGGAGGCAGCCTCATCAGTCCTTGCTGGGTGGTCAGCGCCACACATTGCTTCAT TAATAACCCGAAGAAGGAGGACTACATTGTCTACCTGGGTCGGTCAAAGCTTAACTCCGATACACTTGGGCAGATGAAGTTTGAAGTGGAAAATCTCATCTTGCATGAGGACTATAGTGCTGACACTCTTGCTCACCACAATGATATCG ccttgCTGAAGATCAGATCCAACACAGGCCAGTGTGCACAGCCATCCAGGTCCATACAAACCATCTGTTTGCCCCCATCGTATGGTGATGCTCATTTTggcacaagctgtgagatcactgGCTTTGGAAAAGAGAATACCA CTGACTATCTCTATCCAGAGCAGCTGAAAATGACTTCTGTGAAGCTGATTTCCTACCAGGAGTGTCAGCAGCCCCACTACTACGGCTCTGAAGTCACCACCAAAATGCTGTGTGCTGCTGACCCACAATGGGAAACAGATTCCTGCCAG GGAGACTCTGGGGGCCCTCTGGTCTGCTCTATCCACGGCCGCCTGACTCTGACTGGGATTGTGAGCTGGGGCAGCGGATGTGCCATGAAGGACAAGCCGGGCGTCTACACAAGAGTCTCAGGCTTCCTGCCTTGGATCCAAAGGCACACTGGGGAGCAGAATGGCCTAGACCTCTGA